A single genomic interval of Gouania willdenowi chromosome 22, fGouWil2.1, whole genome shotgun sequence harbors:
- the sav1 gene encoding protein salvador homolog 1, protein MLSRKKSKNEASKPAEVHGKYVKKETSPFLRNLMPSFIRHGPTIPRRTEVPLPEMASSAYAVPQSREPVVSRNKSVLRPPVQRSAHEVARRESHRLSAPPYLPRSLGDISHEYGGSSQSFLTDVSPLSENGDATRYYYPSEPYYENQQRQPRRGPDCFPEDYRYYEHNEQNFQRVPRQHTPPAPSRPPSGIGRIQAKSLGNLSSLAGEDVPLPGGWTVDWTIRGRKYYIDHNTNTTHWSHPLEREGLPPGWEKVESAEFGVYYVDHINKRAQYRHPCAPSVPRYDQPPPLPPPVTYQPLPAERNQPVLVPANPYHTAEIPDWLQVYARAPLKYDHILKWELFQLADLDTYQGMLKLLFMKELEHIVKSYEAYRQALLSEVEARKQRQQQWYSQQQQTTNSFM, encoded by the exons ATGCTCTCCcgaaagaaaagtaaaaacgAAGCGTCCAAGCCAGCCGAGGTACACGGGAAATATGTGAAGAAAGAGACATCGCCTTTCCTCAGAA ATCTCATGCCCTCGTTCATCCGCCATGGTCCGACCATCCCCAGACGCACTGAGGTCCCTCTGCCAGAGATGGCGTCCTCAGCCTACGCCGTCCCACAAAGCCGTGAGCCTGTGGTGTCTCGTAACAAGAGCGTCCTGCGCCCCCCTGTGCAGAGAAGCGCCCACGAGGTGGCCCGCAGAGAGAGCCACCGTCTGTCGGCCCCTCCCTACCTGCCCCGCAGCCTGGGAGACATTTCCCATGAGTACGGGGGCTCCTCCCAGTCCTTCCTTACAGACGTGAGCCCCCTGTCGGAGAACGGAGACGCCACCCGCTATTACTACCCGTCAGAACCGTACTATGAGAACCAGCAGCGGCAGCCCAGGAGGGGGCCGGACTGCTTTCCTGAGGACTATAGATACTACGAGCACAATGAACAGAACTTCCAAAGAGTTCCTCGACAACACACTCCTCCAGCTCCGAGCAGACCTCCTTCAG GCATCGGGAGAATTCAGGCCAAATCTCTGGGGAACCTCTCCAGCCTGGCGGGAGAGGACGTCCCACTGCCGGGCGGCTGGACCGTGGACTGGACCATCAGGGGCAGGAAATACTACATCGACCACAATACTAACACCACGCACTGGAGCCACCCactggagagggaggggcttcctCCAGGCTGGGAGAAGGTGGAGTCAGCAGAGTTTGGGGTGTATTACGTGGATCACATCAACAAGAGGGCACAGTATCGCCATCCCTGCGCTCCGAG TGTTCCCCGCTACGATCAGCCTCCCCCGCTGCCCCCCCCTGTCACCTACCAGCCTCTCCCAGCTGAGAGGAACCAGCCGGTACTGGTACCAGCTAACCCGTACCACACAGCAGAGATCCCGGACTGGCTGCAGGTGTACGCCCGAGCTCCGCTGAA GTACGACCACATCCTGAAGTGGGAGCTGTTCCAGCTGGCAGACCTGGACACGTACCAGGGCATGTTGAAGCTGCTCTTCATGAAGGAGCTGGAGCACATAGTGAAGTCGTACGAGGCGTACCGCCAGGCGCTGCTCTCTGAGGTGGAGGCTCGTAAGCAGCGGCAGCAGCAGTGGTAtagtcagcagcagcagaccaCCAACAGCTTCATGTGA